The proteins below are encoded in one region of Tsuneonella sp. CC-YZS046:
- a CDS encoding acetyl-CoA C-acyltransferase family protein, with protein sequence MEDIYIISGARTAIGTFGGSLASLRPAELGAIVIREAIARAGISPDRVENVVIGTVVPSQPKDVYVSRVAAVNAGVPIEAPAMNVNRLCGSGLQAIVSAAQAIALGEHRIAIGGGAESMSNAPHMTNAARNGVKMGNLVFDDAMLGALQDPFENVHMGITAENVAERCGISREEQDAVAVESHRRASAAIAGGYFKEQIVPVEIKTRKGVTVFDTDEHVRADASLEAMAGLKPVFKKDGGTVTAGNASGINDGAGAVVLASGKAVSELGLKPMARILGWGHAGVEPSLMGLGPVKAVPVALERAGLTLDQIDVIEANEAFAAQACGVAKELGFDPARTNPNGSGISLGHPIGATGAILTVKTVYELHRTGGRYGLITMCIGGGQGIAMVVERV encoded by the coding sequence GTGGAAGATATTTATATCATCAGCGGTGCGCGGACGGCGATTGGCACATTCGGCGGCTCGCTGGCCTCGCTCCGTCCCGCCGAGCTTGGCGCGATAGTAATCAGGGAAGCGATTGCCCGCGCCGGAATATCCCCCGACAGGGTCGAGAACGTGGTGATCGGCACGGTGGTGCCGAGCCAGCCCAAGGATGTCTATGTCAGCCGGGTTGCGGCCGTGAATGCGGGCGTGCCGATTGAAGCTCCGGCCATGAACGTCAATCGCCTGTGCGGTTCCGGGCTGCAGGCGATCGTGTCGGCGGCGCAGGCGATTGCGCTGGGCGAACACCGGATAGCGATTGGCGGCGGCGCGGAATCGATGTCGAACGCTCCCCACATGACCAACGCGGCGCGCAATGGCGTGAAGATGGGCAATCTCGTTTTCGATGACGCCATGCTGGGCGCGCTGCAAGACCCGTTTGAAAACGTCCACATGGGCATCACGGCGGAAAACGTGGCCGAACGCTGCGGCATTTCCCGCGAGGAGCAGGATGCGGTCGCGGTAGAGAGCCACAGGCGGGCCTCCGCCGCCATTGCCGGGGGCTATTTCAAGGAGCAGATCGTTCCGGTCGAGATCAAGACCCGCAAGGGGGTGACGGTATTCGATACGGATGAGCATGTCCGCGCCGATGCCTCGCTGGAGGCGATGGCGGGGTTGAAGCCGGTTTTCAAGAAGGATGGCGGCACGGTGACGGCCGGCAACGCTTCCGGCATCAATGACGGGGCGGGCGCGGTCGTGCTGGCGAGCGGCAAGGCGGTTTCCGAACTCGGGCTCAAGCCGATGGCCAGAATCCTGGGCTGGGGCCATGCGGGGGTCGAACCCAGCCTCATGGGGCTTGGGCCGGTCAAGGCCGTTCCGGTTGCGTTGGAGCGGGCCGGCCTCACGCTCGATCAGATCGATGTGATCGAAGCGAACGAAGCCTTCGCCGCGCAGGCTTGCGGGGTGGCGAAGGAATTGGGCTTCGATCCGGCCAGAACCAATCCCAACGGGTCCGGCATCTCGCTCGGCCATCCGATCGGCGCGACCGGCGCGATCCTGACCGTGAAGACGGTCTACGAACTCCACCGCACCGGCGGCCGCTATGGCCTTATCACCATGTGCATCGGCGGCGGACAGGGGATTGCGATGGTGGTGGAGCGGGTCTGA
- the mce gene encoding methylmalonyl-CoA epimerase: MKLGRMNHIGVATPDLDASIAFYRDVMGATDITEPFVLESQKVRVCFVNTPGENGTAGTQVELLQPTEADSAVGKWLEKNPLGGQHHICFEVPDIHAARAEFEALGKRVLGEPRIGAHGTLIFFVHPKDMGGMLTEIMETPQEAH, from the coding sequence ATGAAGCTGGGCCGGATGAACCATATCGGCGTCGCCACGCCCGATCTCGACGCTTCCATCGCCTTCTACCGCGATGTGATGGGTGCGACCGACATTACCGAGCCTTTCGTGCTGGAATCGCAGAAGGTGCGGGTCTGCTTCGTCAATACGCCCGGCGAGAACGGCACGGCCGGCACCCAGGTGGAATTGCTGCAGCCCACCGAGGCGGACTCGGCGGTCGGCAAGTGGCTGGAGAAGAATCCGCTGGGCGGCCAGCATCACATCTGCTTCGAAGTGCCCGACATTCACGCCGCCAGGGCGGAGTTCGAGGCGCTGGGCAAGCGCGTGCTGGGCGAGCCGCGCATCGGCGCGCATGGCACGCTCATCTTTTTCGTCCATCCCAAGGATATGGGTGGTATGCTGACGGAAATCATGGAAACCCCGCAAGAGGCGCATTGA
- the scpA gene encoding methylmalonyl-CoA mutase, translated as MDVSDNPAIDDWKALAEKEVKGKDLTWHTPEGIDVKPLYTAEDVGTDPGLPGFAPFTRGVRASMYAGRPWTIRQYAGFSTAEESNAFYKRNLAAGQKGLSVAFDLATHRGYDSDHPRVTGDVGKAGVAIDTLEDMKILFDGIPLDQMSVSMTMNGAVIPILAFFIVAGEEQGVDRKLLDGTIQNDILKEFMVRNTYIYPPEPSMRIISDIFGYTSREMPKFNSISISGYHMQEAGATQVQELAFTIADGAEYVRYGVASGLDIDKFAGRLSFFFAIGMNFFMEIAKLRAARVLWHRVMTKLGAKDERSKMLRTHCQTSGVSLTEQDPYNNVMRTTIEAMAAMLGGTQSLHTNALDEAIALPTDFSARIARNTQIIIQEETGMTKVVDPLGGSYYIEALTQELVDRAWEIIERVEAEGGMAKAVAAGWPKAMIETAAAARQARVDRGEDVIVGVNKYRLANEDLLETLEVDNTKVREAQIARINKVKAERDEAKCQAALQALRDGAAKPSSIENNLLALAVECARARATLGEISSAMEESFDRYGTVPTPVKGVYAAPYEGDSRWVQVVEGVKAVERRLGRKPKLLVAKMGQDGHDRGANIIASAFGDMGFDVVSGPLFQTPDETVVLALESGVDVVGASSLAAGHKTLIPELIRKLREQGRTDIKVIAGGVIPPQDYEFLRDAGVQGIYGPGSNVVECAADVLRLLGHNMPPAGDELAEAAE; from the coding sequence ATGGACGTGAGTGACAATCCTGCAATCGACGATTGGAAGGCTCTGGCCGAGAAGGAGGTCAAGGGCAAGGATCTGACCTGGCACACCCCGGAAGGCATAGACGTAAAGCCGCTCTATACGGCAGAGGATGTCGGCACCGATCCCGGCCTGCCCGGCTTCGCGCCCTTCACGCGCGGCGTGCGCGCCAGCATGTATGCGGGCCGCCCCTGGACGATCCGCCAATATGCCGGCTTCTCCACCGCCGAGGAATCCAACGCCTTCTACAAGCGCAACCTGGCCGCCGGCCAGAAGGGGCTGTCGGTCGCCTTCGACCTTGCGACCCATCGCGGCTATGACAGCGACCATCCGCGCGTGACGGGCGACGTCGGCAAGGCCGGGGTGGCGATCGACACACTGGAGGACATGAAGATTCTGTTCGACGGCATTCCGCTCGATCAGATGTCGGTTTCCATGACCATGAACGGCGCGGTGATCCCGATCCTCGCCTTCTTCATCGTCGCGGGCGAGGAGCAGGGGGTCGACCGCAAGCTGCTCGACGGGACCATCCAGAACGACATTCTCAAGGAGTTCATGGTCCGCAACACCTACATCTATCCGCCCGAGCCTTCGATGCGGATCATTTCGGACATCTTCGGCTACACCAGCCGCGAGATGCCGAAGTTCAACTCCATCTCGATTTCCGGCTACCACATGCAGGAAGCGGGCGCGACGCAGGTGCAGGAACTGGCCTTCACCATCGCGGACGGCGCGGAATATGTCCGTTATGGCGTCGCCAGCGGGCTTGATATCGACAAGTTCGCGGGCCGCCTCAGCTTCTTCTTCGCCATCGGCATGAACTTCTTCATGGAGATCGCGAAGCTGCGCGCCGCGCGCGTGCTGTGGCACCGGGTGATGACCAAACTCGGCGCGAAGGACGAACGCTCCAAGATGCTGCGTACCCACTGCCAGACCAGCGGCGTCTCGCTGACGGAGCAGGACCCTTACAACAACGTCATGCGCACCACGATCGAGGCGATGGCGGCGATGCTGGGCGGCACCCAGTCGCTCCACACCAACGCGCTGGACGAAGCGATCGCCCTGCCGACGGACTTCTCCGCCCGTATCGCCCGCAACACCCAGATCATCATCCAGGAAGAAACCGGGATGACAAAGGTCGTCGATCCGCTCGGTGGCAGCTACTATATCGAGGCGCTGACGCAGGAACTGGTCGACCGGGCCTGGGAGATCATCGAACGGGTCGAAGCCGAAGGCGGCATGGCCAAGGCCGTGGCGGCCGGCTGGCCCAAGGCGATGATCGAAACGGCTGCTGCCGCGCGGCAGGCCCGCGTGGACCGCGGCGAGGATGTGATCGTCGGCGTCAACAAATATCGCCTCGCGAATGAAGATCTGCTGGAAACCCTCGAAGTGGACAATACCAAGGTCCGCGAAGCGCAGATCGCCCGCATCAACAAGGTGAAGGCGGAGCGTGACGAGGCGAAATGCCAGGCGGCGCTGCAGGCGCTGCGCGATGGAGCGGCCAAGCCTTCCAGCATCGAGAACAATCTGCTGGCGCTGGCGGTCGAATGCGCGCGCGCGCGCGCGACGCTGGGCGAGATTTCTTCCGCCATGGAAGAGAGCTTCGATCGCTATGGCACCGTGCCGACCCCGGTGAAGGGGGTCTATGCCGCCCCCTATGAAGGCGACAGCCGCTGGGTGCAGGTTGTCGAAGGGGTGAAGGCGGTGGAACGCCGCCTCGGCCGCAAGCCCAAGCTGCTGGTCGCCAAGATGGGGCAGGACGGGCATGATCGGGGCGCCAACATCATCGCTTCGGCCTTCGGCGACATGGGCTTTGACGTGGTGTCCGGCCCCTTGTTCCAGACCCCGGATGAAACGGTCGTCCTTGCGCTCGAGAGCGGGGTCGATGTGGTGGGCGCTTCCAGCCTTGCCGCCGGCCACAAGACCCTGATCCCCGAATTGATCCGCAAGCTGCGCGAACAGGGCCGCACCGACATCAAGGTGATCGCCGGTGGCGTCATCCCGCCGCAGGACTATGAATTTTTGCGAGACGCGGGCGTGCAGGGCATTTATGGGCCGGGTTCGAATGTGGTCGAATGCGCGGCTGATGTGTTGCGCCTGCTGGGCCACAACATGCCGCCCGCCGGGGACGAGCTGGCGGAGGCCGCGGAATGA
- the bioB gene encoding biotin synthase BioB: MIERMPMTRVDWTREEIAELFDLSFTELVFRAAQVHRENFNPDEVQLSTLLSIKTGGCPEDCGYCSQSAKADTDVKATKLMDVQAVLQAAAQAKDHGSTRFCMGAAWRNPKDRDMPAIVQIVKGVREMGMETCMTLGMLTPKQADMLAEAGLDYYNHNLDTSPERYAEVITTRSFQDRLDTLDNVRKAGINVCSGGIVGMGETREDRVGFIHALATLPEHPDSVPINALVPVKGTPLGDMLADTPLAKIDDIEFVRTVAVARITMPKSMVRLSAGRESMSDGTQALCFLAGANSIFTGDKLLTAPNAGDDNDAKLFARLGLKGMPAEQREKSCCAVPEPAE; this comes from the coding sequence ATGATCGAAAGGATGCCGATGACGCGCGTTGACTGGACCCGTGAAGAAATTGCGGAACTGTTCGACCTGTCCTTTACCGAGCTGGTCTTCCGGGCCGCGCAGGTTCACCGTGAGAATTTCAATCCGGATGAAGTCCAGCTTTCCACGCTGCTTTCGATCAAGACCGGCGGTTGCCCTGAAGATTGCGGCTATTGCTCTCAATCCGCGAAGGCCGACACGGATGTGAAGGCGACCAAGCTGATGGACGTGCAGGCGGTGCTGCAGGCCGCTGCCCAGGCGAAGGATCATGGCTCCACCCGCTTCTGCATGGGCGCGGCATGGCGCAATCCCAAGGATCGCGACATGCCGGCCATCGTCCAGATCGTGAAGGGCGTTCGCGAAATGGGCATGGAAACCTGCATGACGCTGGGAATGCTGACCCCGAAGCAGGCGGACATGCTGGCCGAGGCCGGGCTGGATTATTACAATCACAATCTGGATACCTCGCCGGAACGCTATGCCGAGGTGATTACCACCCGCAGCTTCCAGGATCGCCTCGATACGCTCGACAATGTCCGCAAGGCCGGGATCAATGTCTGCTCCGGCGGCATCGTGGGCATGGGCGAGACGCGCGAGGATCGCGTGGGCTTCATCCATGCGCTGGCTACCCTGCCGGAGCATCCGGACAGCGTGCCGATCAATGCGCTGGTGCCGGTGAAGGGCACACCGCTGGGCGACATGCTAGCCGATACGCCGCTGGCGAAGATCGACGACATCGAGTTCGTCCGCACCGTGGCCGTGGCGCGGATCACCATGCCGAAGAGCATGGTCCGCCTCTCGGCGGGCCGCGAGAGCATGTCCGACGGCACCCAGGCGCTGTGCTTCCTGGCGGGCGCGAATTCGATCTTCACCGGCGACAAGCTCCTGACCGCGCCCAATGCCGGCGATGACAATGACGCGAAGCTGTTCGCCCGCCTTGGCCTCAAGGGCATGCCGGCGGAGCAGCGCGAAAAGTCCTGCTGCGCGGTGCCAGAGCCTGCCGAGTGA
- a CDS encoding lysozyme inhibitor LprI family protein: protein MIVALFLAAGAPSGMPDWNCDNPVAQQEMNWCAAREFEKADAALNQQWKLTASAMKARDAEWDFSQDKRPGHFDTLLAAQRAWLTYRDRQCASEGYWARGGSMEPLLVSTCKTTLTERRTEQLRSLIEQ, encoded by the coding sequence GTGATCGTCGCGCTTTTCCTGGCGGCCGGCGCACCGTCGGGCATGCCTGACTGGAATTGCGACAATCCCGTCGCCCAGCAGGAAATGAACTGGTGCGCGGCCCGGGAATTCGAGAAAGCGGATGCGGCTCTCAACCAGCAATGGAAGCTGACCGCCAGCGCCATGAAGGCACGGGATGCGGAATGGGATTTCTCCCAGGATAAGCGTCCCGGGCATTTCGACACGCTGCTTGCCGCGCAGCGCGCGTGGCTGACGTATCGAGACCGGCAATGCGCCAGCGAGGGATATTGGGCGCGCGGCGGCTCCATGGAGCCGTTGCTCGTCAGCACATGCAAGACCACATTGACTGAACGGCGCACGGAACAGTTGCGCTCCTTGATTGAGCAATAG